The following proteins are encoded in a genomic region of Chelmon rostratus isolate fCheRos1 chromosome 3, fCheRos1.pri, whole genome shotgun sequence:
- the fhip1aa gene encoding protein FAM160A1, translating into MMASMVANGNRDGQSLVLKGVDPETCMIVFKNHWAQVVKILEKHDPLRSSSTPPSLSVINLSSGGGPRFGPIPGDEANAVQNYVEHMLFLLMEEESGQAGAMGPILEFVVMENVMERLFVWSLRREFTDDMKLEQLKMYEMLVGQAHQPLLHHKPILRPLMMLLSSCSGTAAPQVEAELVLLLNQLCCVLAKDPSILELFFHTSEDQGATNFLIFSLLIPFIHREGTVGQQARDALLLIMSLSAENERVAKHVAENTYFCPVLATGLSGLYSSLPTKLEVPNEEWHCLHKEDWLQMPSLVQFLNSLEFCNAVIQVAHPDIRDQLVGYIYNGFLVPVLAPALHKLTLEEVMTTTAYLDLFLRSVTEPALLQTFLAFILLHRHESVHILDTLVSRINTPFQLGTVSLALFRTLIGLYCEDVMLQLILRYLIPCNHMMLSQRRVVRERDCYSVSAAKILALTPSCCSPDRSPPPLRQLDSILFSKGAETPSNTSSTEEHESFSEEDDGSGNSCTIGSEIYLDVSYLHYLYDARLSISSCIRACQVWSAPYDGEDPPPEKYQPGVLEEPGLKSRQNQLAPKRVPQLLAPRPRPCPPPNTELPSINQLELEWDDSYDACPVQTDEAPAQSKPPQQPPAEPPQHIQEMRKTAIMLVKGSYIEENEFQDDAMVYDLVAKKDTRDVERGKLKSSRSESGETQPGSAEVPLKNGLSLTLPTSLMADNSKNSSDSKVKGQTDCNSNLQNNTTAAELGDDLLAQYEELIRTLDTEAGGKQVKTDGELKKPVTPAEEEEKEEEEEEMDFTSFSAETPEAEKLQSPFGAVKFCSGSASRSHSVPFTGPFVSVLLSRMENMLSNSLHVNLLLTGILAQLATYPQPLLRSFLLNTNLVFQPTVRSLYQVLATVKNQIEEVAATRKDFPELITAAQHWLLARETSFKAADKSSSRRSTHGEAGRILKSSPPPKPKAISLDRTEVFATVLFTEFLKELAAVAQEHSILSYIPMEE; encoded by the exons ATGATGGCCTCCATGGTTGCCAACGGAAACCGAGATGGGCAGTCTCTGGTCTTGAAAGGGGTGGATCCAGAGACCTGCATGATTGTGTTCAAGAACCACTGGGCTCAG GTGGTGAAGATCCTAGAAAAGCATGACCCCCTGCGCAGCAGCTCCACCCCGCCCTCCCTGAGTGTCATCAACCTCAGCTCCGGCGGCGGCCCTCGTTTCGGCCCCATCCCCGGAGACGAGGCGAACGCGGTGCAGAACTATGTGGAGCACATGCTGTTcctgctgatggaggaggagagcggtCAGGCCGGCGCCATGGGCCCCATCCTGGAGTTTGTGGTGATGGAGAATGTGATGGAGCGTCTCTTCGTGTGGAGCCTGCGCAGGGAGTTCACAGACGACATGAAGCTCGAGCAGCTGAAGATGTACGAGATGCTGGTGGGGCAGGCGCACCAGCCGCTGCTGCATCACAAGCCCATCCTGCGGCCGCTCATGATGCTGCTGTCGTCGTGCTCGGGCACGGCTGCGCCGCAGGTCGAAGCcgagctggtgctgctgctcaACCAGCTGTGCTGCGTGCTGGCAAAGGACCCTTCGATTCTGGAGCTGTTTTTCCACACCAGCGAGGATCAGGGAGCCACCAACTTCCTCATCTTCTCACTGCTCATCCCCTTCATCCACAGGGAGGGCACAGTGGGCCAGCAGGCCAGAGATGCACTGCTGCTCATTATGTCATTGTCCGCTGAGAACGAGCGAGTGGCCAAACACGTCGCAGAGAACACCTACTTCTGTCCG GTGCTGGCCACGGGGCTGAGCGGCCTGTACTCGTCTCTGCCCACCAAGCTGGAGGTTCCTAACGAGGAGTGGCACTGCCTGCATAAAGAGGACTGGCTCCAGATGCCGTCCCTTGTCCAGTTTCTCAACTCGCTGGAGTTCTGCAACGCTGTCATTCAG GTGGCCCACCCTGATATCAGAGACCAGCTGGTTGGCTACATCTACAACGGCTTCCTCGTGCCTGTCCTGGCCCCGGCCCTGCACAAG CTGACCCTCGAGGAGGTGATGACCACCACGGCCTACCTCGACCTCTTCCTGAGGAGCGTCACCGAGCCGGCCCTGCTGCAGACCTTCCTcgccttcatcctcctccaccgACACGAGAGCGTCCACATTTTAGATACTCTTGTCAGCCGCATCAACACGCCCTTCCAG CTAGGCACTGTGTCTCTGGCACTTTTCCGCACTCTCATTGGCTTGTACTGTGAagatgtgatgctgcagctcatATTGAG GTACCTGATCCCCTGTAATCACATGATGTTGAGTCAGAGACGCGTGGTGAGGGAGAGGGACTGCTACTCGGTGTCGGCAGCCAAGATCCTGGCATTAACGCCgtcctgctgctcacctgatCGCAGCCCCCCGCCTCTCCGACAGCTGGACTCCATCCTCTTTTCCAAGGGTGCAGAGACTCccagcaacaccagcagcacGG AGGAGCACGAGAGCTTCTCAGAAGAGGATGACGGCTCAGGGAACTCCTGCACCATCGGCTCAGAAATCTACCTGGATGTCAGTTATCTTCATTACCTCTATGACGCCCGTCTGAGCATCAGCAGCTGCATACGGGCCTGCCAGGTTTGGTCAGCCCCGTACGATGGCGAGGACCCCCCTCCTGAGAAATATCAGCCCGGTGTCCTCGAGGAGCCGGGGCTGAAGAGTCGGCAAAACCAGCTGGCTCCCAAGAGAGTTCCACAGCTGCTGGCGCCACGCCCTCGACCCTGCCCGCCACCGAACACAGAACTGCCCTCCATCAACCAGCTGGAGCTGGAGTGGGACGATAGTTACGACGCGTGCCCGGTGCAGACTGATGAGGCCCCTGCGCAGAGTAAACCTCCACAGCAGCCCCCTGCTGAGCCCCCACAGCACATCCAGGAGATGAGGAAAACCGCCATCATGCTGGTAAAAGGCTCATACATCGAAGAAAACGAGTTCCAGGACGACGCCATGGTATACGATCTTGTCGCCAAGAAAGACACCAGAGATGTCGAGCGCGGAAAGCTCAAATCCAGCAGGTCTGAATCAGGAGAAACCCAGCCGGGCTCAGCAGAAGTTCCCCTAAAAAACGGACTAAGTCTAACACTTCCAACCTCTCTGATGGCTGATAACAGCAAGAATAGCTCGGACTcaaaggttaaaggtcagaCAGATTGTAATTCCAACCTCCAAAACAACACTACCGCTGCTGAGTTGGGTGATGACCTTCTGGCTCAATACGAGGAGCTCATTCGTACGCTGGATACTGAAGCAGGTGGAAAGCAGGTCAAAACTGATGGGGAGTTGAAGAAGCCTGTCactcctgcagaggaggaggagaaggaggaggaggaggaggagatggacttcacctccttctctgctgAGACGCCAGAAGCGGAGAAACTGCAGTCGCCGTTTGGGGCCGTTAAGTTTTGCAGCGGGAGTGCAAGTAGAAGCCATTCAGTGCCTTTTACAG GTCCATTTGTCAGCGTGCTGTTGTCCCGTATGGAGAACATGCTGTCTAATTCGCTTCATGTCAACTTGCTGTTGACGGGCATCCTGGCCCAGCTGGCCACCTACCCTCAGCCTCTCCTGCGCTCGTTCCTCCTCAACACCAACCTGGTCTTTCAGCCGACCGTTCGCTCCCTTTACCAG GTACTCGCCACCGTGAAGAACCAGATAGAAGAGGTGGCTGCCACCAGAAAAGACTTTCCCGAGCTGATCACTGCTGCCCAACACTGGCTGCTGGCGAGGGAGACTTCGTTCAAGGCAGCAG acaaaagcagcagcagacgcTCCACCCACGGCGAGGCGGGGAGGATCTTGAAGAGTTCACCGCCACCTAAACCCAAAGCCATCTCTCTGGATCGGACAGAAGTCTTCGCTACCGTCCTCTTCACGGAGTTCCTCAAAGAACTGGCTGCAGTCGCACAAGAGCACTCCATCTTATCATACATTCCTATGGAAGAGTGA